A single window of Salvia splendens isolate huo1 chromosome 8, SspV2, whole genome shotgun sequence DNA harbors:
- the LOC121744716 gene encoding probable cyclic nucleotide-gated ion channel 14, with protein sequence MDFKKEKMVRFHSEEKRNLEMFLEKNEGESLDKSLPMFKNSAHLRKCEDKIPKFGRAKVYPEGSKPEKKAVLDPGSEIVLKWNKVFLFFCIMALFVDPLFFYLPSVVNQDSSSCMHTDLNLGIIVTCFRTVADVFYMLHVIMKFRIAYVSPSSRVFGKGELVMDRNKIAVRYLKSEFFIDFIAALPLPQIVIWSILPAIRSSHSDHTNNALVLIVLLQYIPRLYLIFPLSSDIIKANGLVTKTAWAGAAYNLVLYMLASHVLGASWYLLSIERHATCLKSACRDEFNDIGCSLNFLDCGTLTHSDRAIWVNSTQVFKKCNPDDTTYFNHGIFGNAVANSVVSTGFIEKYFYCLWWGLQNLSSYGQTLSTSTFIGETIFAIVIAILGLVLFAHLIGNMQTYLQSMTVRLEEWRLRRRDTEEWMRHRQLPEALQQRVRRFIQYKWLTTRGVDEESILHALPIDLRRDIQRHLCLDLVRRVPFFSQMDDQLLDAICERLVSSLSTQGTYIVREGDPVSEMIFIIRGTLESSTTNGGRTGFFNSTTLRPGDFCGEELLAWALLPRSTLNFPSSTRTVRALNEVEAFVLRAEDLKFVANQFRRLHSKKLQHTFRYYSHHWRTWAACFIQAAWRRCKRRMMAKSLSISESFYFPHEVQSLDEHDDEQEVEEEEDEHEQQVAENSSQAKQNLGVTILASRFAANTKRGAQKVRDLEMHKLQKPEEPDFSADAEED encoded by the exons ATGGATTTCAAGAAAGAGAAAATGGTTAG GTTTCACAGTGAAGAAAAAAGGAATCTTGAAATGTTCTTGGAGAAAAATGAGGGTGAGAGCCTAGATAAGTCACTCCCTATGTTCAAGAATTCAGCCCATTTAAGGAAATGCGAAGACAAGATTCCAAAGTTTGGTAGGGCTAAGGTTTATCCAGAAGGGTCAAAGCCAGAGAAGAAAGCAGTTCTTGATCCAGGGagtgaaattgtgttgaaatggAACAAAGTTTTCTTGTTTTTCTGCATAATGGCTCTGTTTGTGGATCCCTTGTTTTTCTACTTGCCTTCTGTGGTGAATCAAGACAGTTCTTCATGTATGCATACAGACCTCAATTTGGGGATCATTGTGACATGTTTTAGGACTGTGGCAGATGTATTTTATATGTTACATGTTATTATGAAGTTTAGGATTGCTTATGTGTCTCCAAGCTCAAGGGTTTTTGGGAAAGGCGAACTTGTTATGGACCGGAATAAGATAGCCGTGAGGTACTTGAAGTCGGAATTCTTCATTGATTTCATTGCAGCATTGCCTCTTCCTCAG ATTGTCATCTGGTCCATATTACCAGCAATCAGAAGCTCCCACTCTGATCACACCAACAACGCCCTCGTACTCATTGTTTTGCTGCAATACATCCCCCGGTTGTACCTCATCTTCCCATTGAGTTCTGATATCATCAAAGCTAATGGACTCGTCACAAAGACCGCGTGGGCAGGCGCTGCTTACAATCTGGTGCTCTACATGTTAGCAAGTCAT GTTCTAGGAGCTTCCTGGTACTTGCTGTCGATTGAGAGACATGCGACATGTTTGAAATCTGCTTGCAGGGACGAGTTCAACGACATTGGCTGTTCGCTCAATTTCCTCGACTGTGGCACACTGACCCACAGCGATAGAGCAATATGGGTAAACAGCACACAGGTTTTCAAGAAATGCAATCCTGATGACACCACCTATTTCAACCACGGGATATTTGGGAACGCCGTTGCAAACAGCGTTGTATCGACTGGATTTATCGAGAAGTACTTCTACTGTTTATGGTGGGGCTTACAAAACTTGAG CTCCTATGGACAGACGTTGTCTACGAGCACGTTTATCGGAGAGACTATATTTGCCATAGTCATCGCCATCTTGGGGCTCGTTCTGTTTGCTCATTTGATTGGAAATATGCAG ACCTATTTGCAATCTATGACTGTGAGGCTTGAGGAGTGGAGGCTGAGGCGTCGAGACACCGAGGAATGGATGAGGCATCGTCAGCTCCCGGAGGCTCTGCAACAGCGCGTGAGACGCTTTATACAGTACAAATGGCTTACCACACGAGGAGTTGATGAAGAATCTATCCTCCATGCCTTGCCAATAGATCTCCGTCGTGATATCCAGCGACACCTCTGTCTAGACCTCGTTCGTCGT GTCCCGTTTTTCTCCCAGATGGATGATCAGCTTCTTGACGCCATCTGTGAGCGCCTCGTCTCGTCCCTGAGCACCCAAGGCACCTACATTGTCCGCGAGGGCGATCCCGTCTCGGAGATGATCTTCATCATCCGGGGTACGCTGGAGAGCTCGACCACGAACGGAGGCCGGACAGGATTCTTCAATTCGACAACCTTGAGGCCCGGTGACTTCTGTGGCGAGGAGCTGCTCGCGTGGGCGCTGCTTCCTAGGTCCACCCTGAACTTCCCTTCCTCGACACGGACAGTGAGAGCACTCAACGAAGTCGAGGCGTTCGTGCTGAGAGCAGAGGACCTCAAGTTCGTCGCGAATCAGTTCAGACGTCTCCACAGTAAGAAACTGCAGCACACATTTAGGTACTACTCTCACCATTGGAGGACATGGGCAGCCTGCTTCATTCAGGCTGCGTGGCGTCGCTGCAAGAGGAGGATGATGGCAAAAAGCCTCAGCATTAGCGAGTCGTTCTACTTCCCTCACGAGGTGCAGTCATTGGATGAACATGATGACGAGCaggaagtggaagaagaagaagatgaacacGAACAACAAGTAGCAGAGAATTCTTCTCAGGCGAAACAGAACCTCGGTGTCACCATACTAGCATCGAGATTTGCTGCCAACACGAAGAGGGGAGCACAGAAGGTTAGGGATTTGGAAATGCATAAGCTGCAGAAGCCCGAAGAGCCAGATTTCTCAGCCGATGCTGAGGAGGACTAG
- the LOC121744717 gene encoding UDP-galactose/UDP-glucose transporter 7-like: MEFNPDSTPYLSLFAALSYGVSSMAMVFINKAVLMQYSDSMTLLMFQQLVTTLLIHFGRVLGYTKAKGFSVDTAKKLLLVSLFYNANVAFALASLKGVNIPMYIAIKRLTPLAVLIAGFFYGKGRPSTQVTLSVLLTAAGVLIAALGDFSFDLVGYSMAFISVFFQTMYLILVERSGAEDGLSSVEIMFYNSVLSLPFLLFLIIATGEFPNSLVMLFAKSNSFAFMVLLVLSLVMGIALNYTMFLCTIVNSALTTTIVGVLKGVGSTTLGFFLLGGVQIHALNVTGLVINTAGGVWYSLAKYHQKRSKLPKQMPDVEARSK, from the exons ATGGAATTCAATCCAGATTCAACTCCGTATTTGAG TTTATTTGCAGCCTTATCATATGGAGTTTCTTCGATGGCAATGGTCTTCATCAATAAAGCAGTGCTCATGCAATATTCAGACTCGATGACTCTCCTTATGTTTCAG CAATTGGTGACAACTTTGCTTATACACTTTGGGAGAGTGTTGGGATACACGAAAGCAAAAGGATTTAGTGTAGATACTGCCAAAAAACTTCTTCTAGTATCCTTGTTCTATAACGCGAATGTGGCTTTTGCATTAGCAAGCCTAAAAGGAGTAAATATTCCAATGTACATAGCCATTAAAAGGCTTACACCACTCGCTGTACTTATAGCTGGGTTCTTTTATGGAAAGGGGAGACCTTCAACTCAG GTTACTCTCTCTGTGCTTCTGACTGCTGCTGGCGTTCTTATAGCAGCACTTGGTGATTTTTCCTTCGATCTTGTTGGATATAGCATGGCCTTTATTTCTGTCTTTTTCCAA ACAATGTACCTAATCTTGGTAGAAAGGTCAGGTGCAGAGGATGGGCTTTCCTCAGTCGAAATTATGTTCTATAACAGCGTCTTGTCACTACCCTTTCTTCTATTCCTTATCATTGCTACTGGAGAATTCCCAAATTCTCTAGTTATGCTATTTGCAAAG AGTAACTCATTCGCATTTATGGTTCTTCTTGTTCTTTCCCTGGTGAtgggtatagcactgaattacACTATGTTCTTGTGTACAATTGTCAATTCTGCTTTAACTACGACCATAGTCGGTGTCCTCAAGGGTGTCGGTTCCACG ACCCTCGGCTTTTTCCTGCTGGGAGGAGTGCAGATTCATGCTTTGAACGTCACCGGGCTTGTGATCAACACTGCAGGCGGCGTCTGGTACTCGCTAGCGAAATACCATCAGAAACGGTCCAAGCTCCCGAAGCAGATGCCTGATGTGGAGGCGCGTAGTAAATGA